Proteins from one bacterium genomic window:
- the bioB gene encoding biotin synthase BioB encodes MNPNILPLTASWQSLTEKALKKEPLGREEAHQVLAAPDSETFPILFAAYRVRTHFHGSKVRIHVLQNAKSGACPEDCGFCSQSSKYQTPAPQYPMMEVESLVEGARKAKAAGAWKYCMVTATRGPSNRDLDVICEATRRIKAEVGVKVCTSLGILTAEKAQRLAEAGVDRFNHNLETSERLYSKIVSTHQYEDRVRTTQLAKEAGMEVCSGGIVGMGEGMEDVIDLCFSLREVGATSVPVNFLDPRPGTPFEKYQRVDALYALRVLSLFRFVHPDVDVRAAGGREVTFRALQPFVLLAANSIFTNGYLTTGGQGQDADLRMIRDMGMVPEVAGGEFHA; translated from the coding sequence ATGAACCCCAATATCCTCCCCCTGACGGCTTCCTGGCAGTCATTAACCGAAAAAGCGCTCAAAAAAGAGCCTTTGGGCCGGGAAGAAGCCCACCAAGTCCTGGCCGCTCCGGACTCCGAGACCTTCCCCATCCTTTTTGCCGCCTATCGGGTCCGGACCCATTTCCACGGCTCCAAGGTCAGGATCCACGTCCTCCAGAACGCCAAGTCCGGCGCCTGCCCCGAGGATTGCGGTTTCTGCTCCCAATCCTCCAAGTACCAGACCCCCGCCCCCCAATATCCCATGATGGAAGTGGAGTCGTTGGTCGAAGGGGCCCGCAAGGCGAAGGCCGCCGGGGCCTGGAAATATTGCATGGTGACCGCCACCCGCGGACCCAGCAACCGGGACCTGGACGTGATCTGCGAGGCCACCCGCCGCATCAAGGCGGAGGTGGGGGTCAAGGTCTGCACTTCGCTGGGGATCCTGACGGCCGAGAAGGCCCAGCGCCTGGCCGAGGCCGGCGTGGACCGCTTCAACCACAACTTGGAGACCTCGGAGCGCCTCTATTCCAAGATCGTCTCCACCCATCAATATGAGGACCGCGTCCGGACCACCCAATTGGCCAAAGAGGCCGGCATGGAGGTCTGCTCGGGAGGCATCGTGGGCATGGGCGAGGGGATGGAGGATGTGATCGACCTTTGCTTCAGCCTGCGCGAGGTCGGGGCCACTTCGGTCCCGGTGAACTTCCTGGACCCGCGGCCCGGCACGCCCTTCGAGAAATACCAGCGGGTCGATGCCCTTTACGCCTTGAGGGTCCTGAGCCTGTTCCGTTTCGTCCATCCGGACGTCGATGTGCGCGCGGCGGGCGGGCGCGAGGTCACCTTCCGGGCCCTCCAGCCCTTCGTGCTCCTGGCGGCCAATTCGATCTTCACCAACGGTTATCTCACCACGGGCGGGCAGGGTCAGGACGCGGACCTGCGGATGATCCGGGACATGGGGATGGTGCCGGAAGTGGCGGGGGGCGAGTTCCACGCCTGA